From one Conexivisphaerales archaeon genomic stretch:
- a CDS encoding AarF/ABC1/UbiB kinase family protein has translation MWFFGEEGRRYLYTLFRLIPVGLHYRSDRKEILKNKGKIVNPQKYSKHARYAVSTFIKLGPAYIKLGQLLSVRPDFLPQPYIEEFSKLQDEVPPAPFEQVKNMIEKELGPIDKVFDEFHSEAVTGASLGQVYFAKYKGKDVMVKVNRPNVRERVKLDIAVMRRFIPLVGRFIDESLKFSLESIIEQFADTVNEEVDYRNEANNLVLIKTNLKGDKNVIIPNYYPEVSTDKVLVLEKIDGIKVSDIESLDKAGVDRRRLARRVARLFFKMLLSQELFHADPHPGNIAISEDGKIILYDFGMAGRLDEETRIKLIQFYVALSKFDAKKIVDIMLELGVLQPTANRYVIRAGVELALAEMKGKRIENSEVRALMEVANRTIFQFPFKLPKNLVLYMRMLSILEGVCLKLDENFRFIHILGRLLEEEGLTREASRAELMDFLNKVRDSAEAAIEVAPMLKEFLESNNIEQKPSDRSKPRLFFAGVLGGLGIAGILFYFYQSRDPTGYVLLVGSLLLIVASLLLAK, from the coding sequence ATGTGGTTCTTCGGTGAGGAGGGTAGGAGATATCTGTATACTCTTTTCAGATTAATTCCCGTAGGACTGCACTACCGTTCCGATAGGAAAGAAATACTGAAGAACAAGGGTAAAATCGTCAACCCTCAGAAATACTCGAAACATGCTAGGTATGCTGTTTCTACTTTCATAAAACTGGGTCCTGCGTACATCAAGCTTGGGCAGCTCCTTTCAGTAAGACCTGACTTCCTACCTCAGCCATATATCGAAGAATTCTCCAAATTACAAGACGAAGTTCCCCCTGCACCGTTTGAGCAAGTCAAAAATATGATAGAGAAAGAGCTTGGACCCATAGACAAGGTCTTCGACGAATTCCACTCAGAGGCTGTAACAGGTGCAAGTCTAGGTCAAGTGTACTTCGCTAAATACAAGGGCAAGGATGTTATGGTCAAGGTCAACAGACCGAACGTTCGAGAAAGAGTCAAACTCGACATCGCGGTGATGAGGCGGTTCATTCCACTTGTGGGCAGGTTCATAGATGAGTCGCTGAAGTTTTCGTTGGAGTCGATAATTGAGCAGTTCGCAGATACGGTAAACGAGGAGGTAGACTACAGGAATGAGGCCAATAATCTTGTATTAATAAAGACGAACCTGAAGGGCGATAAGAATGTGATAATACCAAATTATTATCCGGAAGTCTCTACCGACAAAGTCTTAGTACTCGAAAAAATCGACGGAATAAAAGTTTCAGACATAGAAAGTTTGGACAAGGCTGGGGTAGATAGGAGACGTTTGGCCAGAAGGGTAGCAAGACTATTCTTTAAAATGCTGCTGAGTCAGGAATTGTTTCATGCCGACCCGCATCCTGGTAATATTGCTATATCAGAAGATGGAAAGATAATTTTGTATGATTTCGGTATGGCCGGTAGACTAGATGAAGAAACCAGGATAAAACTCATTCAATTTTATGTTGCGTTATCCAAGTTTGATGCTAAGAAGATAGTGGATATCATGCTTGAGCTGGGTGTCCTACAGCCTACTGCTAACAGATACGTCATAAGAGCCGGTGTAGAATTGGCCCTCGCTGAGATGAAAGGGAAAAGAATTGAAAATTCAGAAGTTAGGGCCCTGATGGAAGTGGCAAACAGAACCATCTTCCAATTTCCATTTAAACTTCCTAAGAATCTTGTTTTGTACATGAGAATGCTTTCGATTCTGGAAGGAGTGTGTTTGAAACTCGATGAGAACTTCAGGTTCATTCATATCTTGGGTAGACTGCTCGAAGAAGAAGGACTTACTAGGGAAGCTTCGAGAGCGGAACTGATGGACTTCCTGAACAAGGTTCGAGATTCGGCAGAAGCAGCTATAGAAGTAGCTCCTATGCTGAAAGAATTCTTGGAAAGCAATAATATTGAGCAGAAGCCAAGCGACCGTTCGAAGCCAAGACTATTCTTTGCTGGTGTGCTGGGAGGCTTGGGTATAGCCGGAATTTTATTTTATTTTTATCAGTCTAGGGACCCGACAGGATATGTGTTGCTTGTTGGGTCCCTGTTACTTATTGTTGCGAGCCTATTACTCGCAAAGTGA
- a CDS encoding transcriptional regulator FilR1 domain-containing protein, which yields MREANNNNNNDGMYESLFFVLSNTDRLKILGELNERRRRLTECARLIQSTTQECSRHLQKLHEESLIEKDQAGYYNLTPFGSMILRLSEGLIFATKYRSIFMTHNMSYLPNGFVERLVDLRNGLFVENVSLVLRYIEQTIHQAKEFLWLMSDQPIITGETIVDSTIHKNIPVRLITADVVDQRELSILKDRLGSRVEIGTMNVVPIAMAMNEEMSGFCLPDLEGKIDFRMGFAGSDEDFKKWCYDLYQYYWERSRRLAIFEEK from the coding sequence ATGCGTGAAGCTAATAATAACAATAATAATGATGGTATGTATGAATCATTGTTTTTTGTCCTATCCAATACTGACAGGCTAAAAATACTCGGCGAACTAAACGAAAGAAGACGAAGACTGACGGAGTGCGCCAGACTTATACAATCTACAACTCAAGAATGTTCGAGACATCTGCAAAAGCTTCATGAAGAATCTCTCATAGAGAAAGACCAGGCAGGATATTACAATTTAACTCCATTTGGTAGTATGATTCTACGTCTCTCAGAAGGTTTGATCTTTGCTACAAAGTACAGATCGATCTTCATGACGCATAACATGTCGTACCTGCCAAATGGGTTCGTAGAAAGGCTGGTAGACCTTAGAAATGGGCTATTCGTGGAGAATGTAAGCTTGGTGCTAAGATATATAGAGCAGACGATACATCAAGCAAAGGAATTCCTCTGGCTTATGTCTGACCAGCCAATAATTACAGGAGAAACAATAGTGGACAGCACCATCCACAAGAATATTCCAGTAAGACTGATCACTGCTGATGTTGTGGATCAGAGGGAACTCTCAATCCTCAAAGACAGACTGGGCAGCAGAGTCGAAATAGGCACAATGAACGTTGTGCCAATTGCTATGGCCATGAACGAAGAGATGTCAGGTTTTTGTCTTCCCGATTTGGAAGGGAAGATTGATTTTCGAATGGGGTTTGCAGGTAGTGATGAAGATTTCAAGAAATGGTGTTATGACCTCTACCAGTATTATTGGGAGCGGAGCAGGAGACTCGCAATTTTCGAGGAAAAATAG
- a CDS encoding SRPBCC domain-containing protein, whose protein sequence is MQRKFAVIKQEVILPAEPSEVFEALVDPQKHSAFTGLPASGEAKVGRSFMAGNGYITGKYIHISPGKEIVQEWKTKEWPKGFPPSILKISLLKTKEGTMLRLNQTKVPYSQAEYYRKGWIEYYWEPMKRYLLNKAKT, encoded by the coding sequence ATGCAAAGAAAATTTGCAGTAATAAAACAGGAAGTGATTCTTCCAGCAGAACCATCTGAAGTATTTGAAGCACTAGTTGACCCACAGAAACATTCAGCCTTCACAGGTCTGCCCGCAAGCGGGGAGGCCAAGGTTGGCAGATCTTTCATGGCAGGGAATGGATACATAACTGGAAAATACATTCATATTAGTCCTGGCAAAGAGATAGTCCAAGAATGGAAGACAAAAGAATGGCCAAAGGGATTTCCTCCCTCAATTCTCAAAATTAGCCTTCTTAAAACGAAAGAAGGGACGATGTTAAGGTTGAACCAGACCAAGGTACCATATTCACAGGCAGAGTATTACAGAAAAGGCTGGATTGAATACTACTGGGAACCGATGAAGAGGTACCTACTAAATAAGGCGAAAACATGA
- a CDS encoding SRPBCC domain-containing protein — translation MKDEINNYTRSIIWKIHLGSGPEKAFSFLTTNEGRTKFWAESSLEKDGIIHFVFPDGTKYDSKVLKVKKAKEYKLVYFGGSEVTFNITPDGDGGCDLTLKATKVNPKYYCEERAGWISVLMSMKAAADFGIDLRNHDTKRTWNNGYCDN, via the coding sequence TTGAAGGATGAAATAAACAATTATACAAGATCTATAATTTGGAAGATTCACCTGGGTTCAGGACCGGAAAAGGCCTTTAGTTTTCTTACTACGAACGAAGGAAGGACCAAGTTCTGGGCAGAATCTTCTTTAGAAAAAGACGGGATAATACATTTTGTCTTCCCCGACGGAACAAAATATGACTCGAAAGTGCTGAAAGTCAAGAAAGCCAAGGAGTACAAGCTAGTTTACTTTGGAGGTAGCGAAGTCACGTTCAACATTACACCAGACGGAGATGGCGGTTGTGATTTAACCCTGAAGGCGACTAAAGTTAATCCAAAGTACTATTGTGAAGAAAGAGCTGGATGGATATCGGTCCTTATGTCTATGAAGGCAGCAGCCGATTTTGGTATTGATTTGAGGAATCATGACACAAAACGCACGTGGAATAATGGATATTGCGACAACTAA
- the yjjX gene encoding inosine/xanthosine triphosphatase: MQKILVAVGSSNKVKVRATSEAFSKFFDCEVEGVDVSSGVNEQPFEDETFIGAKNRAVSAIKSLKADFGVGIEGGITTISGRGLGFAAVYLIDRRGRESMASSGMFPLPEEAMELVKQGKELGEAMDILTGLKDTKRGLGAVGLLTKGVIDRTALYRDAVVFALIPFINSNYSWYARRC, from the coding sequence GTGCAGAAAATCCTGGTTGCAGTAGGCAGCAGTAACAAGGTAAAGGTTAGAGCAACGAGTGAAGCGTTCTCTAAATTCTTTGATTGTGAAGTAGAGGGGGTTGATGTATCATCTGGTGTAAATGAGCAACCGTTTGAAGATGAAACATTCATTGGTGCTAAGAATAGAGCTGTTTCAGCGATAAAGTCTCTGAAAGCTGATTTTGGTGTAGGTATAGAAGGGGGTATAACTACAATTTCGGGAAGAGGGCTTGGTTTCGCAGCTGTCTATCTTATAGATAGAAGAGGAAGAGAATCAATGGCATCATCTGGAATGTTTCCTCTCCCCGAAGAGGCTATGGAGCTTGTAAAGCAGGGAAAAGAGCTTGGCGAGGCTATGGACATACTGACTGGTTTGAAAGATACAAAGAGAGGTCTTGGTGCAGTAGGCTTGTTGACCAAAGGTGTTATTGACAGAACCGCTTTATACAGAGATGCTGTTGTCTTCGCACTTATACCGTTTATAAACAGCAACTATTCTTGGTATGCTCGACGTTGTTAA
- a CDS encoding ABC transporter substrate-binding protein, producing MSYKYGLRKRLAISTAVAVIIVIIVAAIVGVGAYYYGTMQKTPSPAPSQNQFYTLSVIRNAPSNDMDPRETSTIDVVQNVYDTLTHVNPDLSVSPQLAVNWSANSDDTVWTFNLRQGVKFHDGTPFNSTAVVFSIQNTAALGQGDAPDVWAGLKSVTATGPYQVQIAWDFPANVPLIVGSGYSAFIFSPNIWAYSGIPQGNNSALHAWFASFHDDGSGPYTIVTNASNAQTGITLQAFPGYWGGWKSGQFNKVVIKFVRDTATSVQLLLSGQVNETGLNGQFQYVSQILAAGDQVIPANSFAAIWLLFNTQHQYLNNSLVRQALLTALNFNQILQQSFYGYGQLFSGGINPGKPFYSNSTPSYPPNGNLTLAKQLLAKAGITGGLNVTWTVTYSTGSPFLGTAAQVMQTDWAPLGVKLNIQGMTFGQLAQKAGYYNPSCGLFCPGPISYAKNSSAQDILLLNWVGAVNDPWLVMNELFAIQPPPYQNDIVYNWAYWQNQTFTQLLQQAHTDEAANPSRAQQEYNQLNLMLYQAAPGWPLFAEQTVYAFGPHVGGFISNPNYGFSYPFYYQLYYK from the coding sequence ATGTCATACAAATACGGTTTGAGGAAGAGACTTGCCATATCAACCGCCGTTGCAGTAATCATTGTGATAATCGTCGCAGCTATCGTAGGAGTCGGAGCTTATTACTATGGAACGATGCAAAAGACCCCTTCGCCAGCTCCTTCTCAAAACCAATTTTACACGTTGTCAGTAATCAGAAATGCGCCCAGCAACGACATGGACCCTAGGGAGACCTCAACCATAGACGTAGTACAAAACGTGTACGATACACTAACACATGTCAACCCTGACCTGAGTGTTTCACCCCAACTAGCGGTTAATTGGTCAGCAAACTCTGATGATACGGTATGGACTTTTAACCTGAGACAGGGGGTGAAGTTTCACGATGGTACACCTTTTAACTCCACAGCAGTTGTATTTTCGATTCAAAACACAGCAGCTCTTGGACAGGGCGACGCACCAGATGTCTGGGCAGGACTGAAAAGTGTAACTGCAACAGGCCCCTACCAGGTTCAGATAGCTTGGGACTTTCCAGCTAATGTTCCATTAATCGTCGGCTCCGGTTATTCAGCGTTCATATTCAGCCCTAACATATGGGCATATTCAGGCATCCCTCAAGGAAATAACTCTGCCTTGCATGCCTGGTTCGCAAGCTTCCATGATGACGGATCCGGCCCATACACAATAGTGACCAATGCTTCTAATGCGCAAACAGGTATCACTTTACAGGCATTCCCAGGCTATTGGGGTGGCTGGAAGAGCGGTCAATTCAACAAGGTAGTGATAAAGTTTGTAAGAGATACAGCAACTTCAGTTCAGCTTTTGCTGAGTGGGCAGGTCAACGAAACAGGACTCAACGGACAGTTCCAGTACGTATCCCAGATCCTTGCTGCAGGAGACCAGGTGATACCAGCAAACTCCTTCGCAGCCATCTGGTTACTGTTCAATACACAGCACCAGTATTTGAACAATTCATTAGTCAGACAGGCCCTGCTCACTGCATTAAACTTTAATCAGATACTTCAACAATCGTTCTATGGTTATGGCCAGCTCTTTAGCGGAGGCATAAACCCAGGGAAACCGTTTTACAGCAACTCAACCCCGTCTTATCCCCCCAACGGTAATCTAACTCTGGCAAAGCAACTGCTAGCCAAGGCAGGTATAACGGGAGGCCTGAACGTTACTTGGACAGTTACATATTCAACAGGAAGCCCATTCCTGGGAACTGCTGCACAGGTCATGCAGACTGACTGGGCTCCGCTAGGTGTAAAGCTGAATATACAGGGAATGACTTTCGGACAGTTGGCTCAAAAGGCAGGATATTACAATCCTTCATGTGGCCTGTTCTGCCCAGGGCCGATAAGTTATGCGAAGAACAGCAGCGCCCAGGACATACTGCTGCTAAACTGGGTAGGAGCTGTCAACGACCCATGGCTCGTAATGAACGAATTGTTTGCCATACAGCCTCCTCCGTATCAAAACGATATAGTCTACAACTGGGCCTACTGGCAGAACCAAACATTCACACAGCTTCTCCAACAAGCCCATACGGACGAAGCAGCCAACCCGAGCAGAGCACAGCAGGAGTACAACCAGCTGAACCTTATGCTGTATCAGGCAGCCCCTGGCTGGCCCCTCTTCGCCGAACAGACGGTATATGCATTTGGTCCTCATGTTGGCGGATTCATTTCGAACCCCAACTATGGTTTCAGTTATCCATTCTACTATCAGCTTTACTACAAATGA
- a CDS encoding ABC transporter permease, with protein MNLATYVARRAALSVFVVLGVLVITFYLSHILPGNPALLFAGTNPSPQEIARITEQLGLKKPLYEQFLIYINGLLHGNLGESISLQAPVTSLLAEALPNSITLAALATLVAGGIGIPLGILASRSRNSKLDNILRIFSMGMVALPYFWLGLLLQLAFASGLHIFPIASYGGSLFFISQNNIPTITGSYLVDAILSGKFSTAAHILWSMVLPVITLAAFPTGVILRQTRGAMLAVLNQDYIRTAKAYGLPNGIIERKYALKNAISPVLVALALVFAGSLVGTVFIEYIFFLQPGLGFLIFQATGVGSTTTSLAGAPDYALIQGVTIVITIAYVVMNFVADVLQMLIDRRIKL; from the coding sequence TTGAATCTTGCGACTTACGTTGCAAGGAGAGCCGCACTCTCCGTTTTTGTTGTGCTTGGCGTCTTAGTAATTACCTTCTACCTATCTCATATACTGCCAGGAAATCCTGCATTGTTGTTTGCGGGCACTAATCCGAGTCCTCAGGAGATAGCTAGAATAACAGAGCAGCTTGGCCTGAAGAAACCACTGTATGAACAATTTTTAATATATATCAACGGTCTATTGCATGGTAATCTAGGAGAATCTATCTCATTACAGGCTCCTGTAACTTCCTTATTAGCTGAAGCTTTGCCCAATTCGATAACTCTTGCAGCCCTAGCAACACTCGTTGCTGGAGGTATCGGAATCCCTCTTGGGATTCTAGCTTCGCGAAGCAGAAACAGCAAGCTGGACAATATTCTCAGGATATTCTCGATGGGAATGGTTGCGCTACCATATTTCTGGCTGGGACTTCTTCTTCAGTTGGCCTTCGCATCAGGATTACATATATTTCCGATCGCTTCATACGGAGGGTCGCTTTTCTTTATCTCGCAGAACAACATACCTACGATAACAGGATCCTATTTGGTTGACGCAATTTTGTCTGGTAAGTTCTCAACGGCGGCACACATACTATGGAGCATGGTTCTTCCTGTTATCACTCTCGCAGCCTTTCCTACAGGTGTAATACTGAGGCAGACAAGGGGAGCTATGTTAGCAGTGCTGAACCAAGACTACATAAGAACGGCTAAGGCGTACGGCTTGCCTAACGGTATTATTGAAAGAAAATACGCTCTTAAAAATGCAATCTCTCCTGTTCTGGTAGCTCTTGCTCTTGTATTTGCAGGTTCGTTAGTTGGTACTGTATTCATAGAATACATCTTCTTTCTGCAGCCAGGCCTTGGATTCCTGATCTTTCAGGCAACAGGAGTTGGTTCGACAACAACGTCTTTAGCAGGAGCTCCAGATTACGCGTTGATCCAAGGTGTCACCATAGTTATTACAATAGCTTACGTTGTCATGAACTTCGTTGCTGATGTACTTCAGATGCTTATAGACAGGAGGATAAAGCTATGA
- a CDS encoding ABC transporter permease — protein MQIESSLFENAKRRLNQWVKPLLHDRIFLSGAIIIGIMIFIAVFAPWISPYPAQGEGQTVPDVCPSISPAGVCPPSFSHPFGTEQGGRDLLSRIFFGIRTSILVSFVVVLLAMGIGLAIGLTAGYFGGLVDEALMRITDIFLAIPHILLALNIVAILGPGLIDVFIALGVTWWPAFARLARSQAIAIRNRPFVMIAKAMGVPSRTIVFRHMLPNSISPLLVQMSIDLGAVVLAEAGLSFIGLGVRPPTADLGQMIFAAIDFITTSWWVALFPGLFLTLLVLGFNMMGDAMRDRFDPRLRRQF, from the coding sequence ATGCAGATTGAAAGTAGTTTGTTTGAAAACGCCAAAAGGAGATTGAATCAATGGGTGAAACCTCTTCTGCATGACAGAATCTTTCTGTCTGGGGCTATAATAATAGGAATCATGATATTCATAGCAGTATTTGCTCCCTGGATATCCCCCTACCCTGCCCAAGGTGAAGGACAAACGGTACCTGACGTATGCCCCAGCATATCTCCTGCTGGAGTGTGTCCACCCTCGTTCAGTCATCCTTTTGGGACAGAGCAGGGAGGAAGAGACCTGTTAAGTAGGATCTTCTTTGGTATAAGGACATCCATTCTAGTCTCTTTCGTAGTAGTTCTCCTAGCGATGGGCATAGGATTAGCGATAGGTCTCACAGCGGGGTATTTTGGAGGGCTGGTGGACGAAGCCCTTATGAGGATAACAGACATATTTCTTGCCATACCTCATATACTCCTAGCACTGAACATAGTTGCCATACTGGGCCCAGGTCTGATAGATGTCTTCATAGCATTAGGTGTGACGTGGTGGCCTGCTTTTGCTAGGCTAGCGAGGTCTCAGGCTATAGCCATCAGGAACAGACCTTTCGTCATGATAGCCAAAGCAATGGGTGTACCAAGTAGAACGATAGTCTTCAGACACATGCTGCCAAATTCCATTTCTCCTCTGCTTGTCCAGATGTCTATAGACTTGGGAGCAGTCGTTCTTGCCGAAGCTGGCCTCAGTTTTATTGGTTTAGGGGTAAGACCTCCCACGGCAGACTTGGGTCAAATGATCTTCGCAGCGATCGATTTTATAACTACTTCGTGGTGGGTTGCCCTATTTCCTGGTCTGTTTCTGACCCTGCTGGTTCTTGGATTCAATATGATGGGGGATGCGATGAGAGATAGGTTCGACCCAAGACTCAGGAGGCAGTTCTGA
- a CDS encoding ABC transporter ATP-binding protein: MTDADTLLEISNLSVEYTTAAGIVKALDRVDMKLKRSEFLGLVGESGSGKSTLAYATIGLLSSNARITSGQIIFDGKNLMKLSQAEMRSLRGARISMVFQDPMTSLNPVFKIEEQICRVIELHKGVGKQVAKTIALQHLTQVELPDSERILKSYPFELSGGMQQRVMIAMALSMSPDLVIADEPTSAVDATIQFQILELLTRLRKTLGFSMLFITHNLDVVGQVCDRVAVMYAGRIVEEGPTQMVLKNPKHPYTQALIKSIPRPRKHSDEDKHLSVIEGSIPDMTSPPKGCKFHPRCPYAFSRCEQEEPELKQVEDDRMVACHLY, translated from the coding sequence ATGACTGATGCTGACACTCTGCTCGAAATAAGTAATCTATCTGTTGAATACACAACGGCCGCAGGTATAGTAAAAGCCCTCGATAGAGTAGACATGAAGCTAAAAAGATCAGAATTTCTCGGACTTGTTGGTGAATCAGGATCAGGAAAGAGTACTCTCGCCTATGCAACCATAGGGTTACTATCATCTAATGCCAGAATTACCTCTGGACAGATAATCTTCGATGGAAAGAACCTTATGAAGCTCTCGCAGGCTGAAATGAGGTCTCTGCGAGGGGCAAGAATCTCTATGGTTTTCCAAGACCCGATGACTTCACTCAACCCTGTATTCAAGATAGAAGAGCAGATATGCAGGGTTATAGAACTGCATAAAGGTGTTGGTAAACAAGTTGCCAAGACAATAGCTTTGCAACATTTGACACAGGTGGAGTTACCTGACTCGGAGCGAATCTTGAAGTCATATCCGTTCGAGTTAAGTGGAGGCATGCAGCAAAGGGTAATGATAGCTATGGCTCTTTCGATGAGTCCAGACCTGGTTATCGCGGACGAACCTACTTCAGCTGTAGATGCTACGATACAGTTTCAGATACTTGAGCTACTAACTAGGCTTAGAAAAACACTTGGGTTTTCAATGCTCTTCATAACACATAATCTGGATGTTGTTGGCCAAGTCTGCGACAGAGTAGCGGTCATGTACGCTGGAAGAATAGTTGAGGAAGGACCCACACAAATGGTGTTAAAGAATCCAAAGCATCCCTATACGCAGGCGTTGATAAAATCAATACCCAGACCCAGGAAGCATTCCGACGAGGATAAACACCTTAGCGTGATAGAAGGAAGCATCCCTGATATGACTTCTCCTCCAAAAGGCTGTAAGTTCCATCCAAGATGCCCATATGCCTTCTCGAGATGTGAACAGGAAGAGCCTGAGCTGAAGCAGGTTGAGGATGACAGAATGGTAGCATGCCATCTTTATTAA
- a CDS encoding ABC transporter ATP-binding protein — translation MSGLVTIEGLKKYYPTGNLFSRDKIKAVDGVSFSINNGESFGLVGESGSGKTTLGLCLIRLLEPTSGKIIIEGQDFTSMKGKKFKKFRASRLSIVYQNPLSSLDPSWTVEQTLMEPLIVDDKFSESEMKTIIVEALKDVGLPPYIVPRFPHELSGGQAQRVAIARALINKPKIVILDEPTSALDVSIQAQLLNLLLDLQKRYGLTYLFISHDLNVVGHICDTIAVMYLGKIVETGGAVELFNNPMHPYTQALVSTIPNFIPEFNRYKLKGEPPSPLNPPVGCRFNTRCPYATSVCFTEEPEMVEVTPNHRVACHNIDLVRKGQFQDMERVSRFD, via the coding sequence TTGTCTGGTTTAGTTACGATTGAAGGTCTCAAGAAATATTATCCGACGGGGAATCTCTTCAGTAGAGATAAGATCAAAGCTGTGGACGGAGTCAGCTTTTCAATCAATAACGGTGAAAGTTTCGGACTTGTCGGCGAATCCGGTTCGGGTAAGACCACACTCGGGCTCTGTCTGATCAGGCTTTTAGAGCCGACTTCTGGAAAGATAATCATAGAGGGACAAGACTTTACTTCTATGAAAGGAAAGAAATTCAAGAAATTCAGGGCATCAAGACTCTCTATTGTCTACCAGAACCCTTTATCGTCTCTTGACCCTTCTTGGACGGTCGAACAGACCTTGATGGAGCCTTTGATTGTAGATGATAAGTTCTCTGAAAGCGAAATGAAAACGATAATCGTCGAAGCATTGAAGGATGTAGGTCTTCCTCCCTACATAGTTCCAAGGTTCCCACATGAACTTAGTGGTGGGCAGGCTCAAAGGGTAGCAATAGCTAGGGCTCTTATCAATAAACCGAAGATCGTTATTCTTGACGAGCCTACTTCTGCCTTGGATGTATCAATACAAGCGCAGTTGCTAAACCTGCTGTTGGACCTTCAAAAGAGGTACGGCCTGACATATCTGTTCATATCACATGACTTGAACGTAGTAGGTCATATATGTGATACAATCGCAGTTATGTATCTGGGGAAAATAGTGGAAACCGGGGGTGCAGTGGAATTATTCAATAACCCGATGCATCCGTATACTCAAGCTCTTGTCTCTACAATTCCGAACTTCATACCAGAATTTAACAGGTACAAGTTAAAAGGTGAACCGCCAAGTCCACTTAACCCTCCAGTCGGCTGCAGATTCAATACAAGATGTCCTTATGCGACCTCAGTCTGCTTTACAGAGGAACCGGAGATGGTGGAAGTGACACCGAACCATAGGGTTGCCTGTCATAACATTGACCTAGTCAGAAAGGGTCAGTTTCAGGATATGGAAAGAGTTTCAAGGTTCGACTGA
- a CDS encoding alkaline phosphatase family protein, giving the protein MQHSEIEYKLKEHRLGHGFYRPNYSGFGLANLPPSILASLGCRWDGPAPLNRNVFPIDSGRNTVVLILVDALGWNLLKKSRNQIGHLMSLMNDFTPMPLTTVFPSTTSTVLTTLNTATTPAKHGIVGYSMYIKELGAICNMLDFKIINAPKDESIFEKGFAPDMILGVPTIYQRLLNQGVQSYVLTKNYLLNSGLSRATHAGAGAIGYVDVGDMFVILRKLLEREVNRPKYVFVYWPSVDTTSHTFGPWSEETLAEMRSFFFSFGEEFLSKVSSEAKRDMLVLITGDHGHSSIRNGGVYDVLSDKYMMNMLTLPPTGDSRASFLHLKNGKVEEAIEYLSGMADNGFHSVLANDLRKEELLGSDALKPGLLDKLGDLLVLPEAGRAIFYPFKNEKTFTQKGSHAGLTDDELFVPLFSVDFGP; this is encoded by the coding sequence ATGCAACATAGTGAGATCGAATACAAGCTGAAGGAACACAGACTCGGACATGGTTTCTACAGACCAAACTATTCAGGATTTGGGTTAGCGAACTTACCTCCTTCAATATTGGCGTCGTTAGGTTGCAGATGGGACGGTCCTGCACCTCTTAACAGGAATGTCTTCCCTATCGATTCAGGACGAAACACGGTGGTGTTGATCTTGGTAGATGCTCTTGGATGGAACCTGCTAAAGAAGAGCAGAAACCAGATAGGTCATCTGATGAGTCTCATGAATGATTTCACACCTATGCCTTTGACTACTGTATTTCCTTCTACCACCTCTACAGTTCTGACAACACTCAATACCGCTACAACACCAGCGAAACATGGCATTGTAGGATACAGCATGTACATTAAGGAACTTGGTGCTATATGCAATATGCTCGACTTCAAAATAATAAATGCTCCAAAGGACGAATCTATCTTTGAAAAAGGATTCGCACCAGATATGATTCTAGGTGTACCAACAATATATCAACGACTCTTGAATCAAGGTGTACAATCATACGTGTTGACAAAGAATTATCTCCTGAATTCTGGTTTATCACGAGCTACGCATGCTGGAGCTGGGGCCATAGGCTATGTTGATGTAGGTGATATGTTCGTCATACTTAGAAAGTTGTTGGAAAGAGAGGTGAATCGACCAAAGTACGTCTTTGTGTACTGGCCTTCAGTGGATACGACTTCGCATACTTTCGGACCTTGGAGTGAAGAGACTCTGGCAGAAATGAGAAGCTTTTTCTTTTCTTTTGGCGAAGAGTTTTTGTCCAAGGTTAGCAGCGAAGCAAAAAGGGATATGCTTGTACTGATTACCGGTGACCATGGACACAGCTCCATCCGTAATGGTGGAGTATACGACGTTCTATCGGATAAATATATGATGAATATGCTTACATTGCCACCAACAGGAGATTCCAGAGCCTCCTTCCTGCACCTGAAAAACGGGAAAGTAGAGGAAGCGATCGAATACCTTTCTGGCATGGCTGATAATGGTTTTCATTCAGTACTCGCTAATGACCTTCGGAAGGAAGAATTACTAGGTTCTGATGCGTTGAAACCTGGATTGCTGGATAAACTTGGAGACCTACTTGTCTTGCCTGAAGCAGGGAGGGCTATATTTTATCCCTTCAAAAACGAGAAGACGTTCACGCAGAAGGGTAGCCATGCCGGTTTGACAGATGATGAATTATTTGTACCGCTTTTCTCAGTAGATTTTGGACCTTAA